One segment of Pirellulales bacterium DNA contains the following:
- a CDS encoding sigma 54-interacting transcriptional regulator, translated as MAIDDPIVRQVKFAVAAGVLRPGALAPSVRELARDLAIGRLCNLQDGMFERVGGERPIYADVRVIAATHRD; from the coding sequence TTGGCGATCGACGATCCAATCGTGCGGCAAGTGAAATTTGCCGTTGCCGCCGGCGTACTGCGCCCGGGAGCGCTAGCCCCCTCGGTGCGGGAATTGGCCCGCGATCTGGCGATCGGACGGCTCTGTAACTTACAGGACGGAATGTTTGAGCGGGTTGGTGGAGAGCGACCAATTTATGCCGATGTGCGGGTCATTGCCGCCACGCATCGCGATTGA
- the kdsA gene encoding 3-deoxy-8-phosphooctulonate synthase, whose amino-acid sequence MRTNNVPNNPVIIGPYQCGRGQPLLLIAGPCVIESEELTLSIAAQLKSIAAKFPVQLVFKASFDKANRTSAATFRGHGLEAGLQVLTRVKADIGVPLTTDIHESSHARPVAEVCDLLQIPAFLCRQTDLLVAAGGTGKAVHVKKGQFVAPWDMKHAVAKLEAAGCKNILLCERGTFFGYGRLVNDMRAIPQMQSLGVPVVFDATHSVQEPGGLGSATGGNRAMVEPLARAATAMGIDGLFFETHPDPDKSPSDGPNMIPLDQFGALVERILRIRETVEKLP is encoded by the coding sequence ATCAGGACAAACAACGTGCCTAATAACCCCGTCATTATCGGACCGTACCAATGTGGTCGCGGACAGCCGTTGCTGTTGATCGCTGGGCCGTGCGTGATTGAAAGCGAAGAGCTAACGCTGTCGATTGCCGCGCAATTGAAATCGATCGCCGCAAAATTTCCGGTACAGTTGGTCTTCAAAGCGTCGTTCGACAAGGCCAATCGCACGAGCGCTGCCACTTTTCGCGGACACGGCTTGGAAGCTGGACTACAAGTACTTACCCGGGTGAAAGCCGACATCGGCGTGCCCTTGACGACCGACATTCACGAATCGTCGCATGCCAGGCCAGTTGCCGAAGTCTGCGATTTGCTGCAAATTCCGGCCTTTTTGTGTCGCCAAACCGATTTACTCGTCGCAGCGGGCGGTACGGGAAAAGCCGTCCATGTGAAGAAAGGACAATTTGTCGCTCCCTGGGATATGAAGCATGCCGTCGCGAAGCTCGAAGCGGCTGGTTGCAAAAACATCTTGCTGTGCGAGCGCGGCACCTTTTTCGGCTACGGCCGGTTGGTTAACGACATGCGAGCGATTCCGCAAATGCAATCGTTGGGCGTGCCGGTGGTGTTCGATGCCACGCACAGTGTGCAGGAGCCGGGCGGTCTGGGCAGCGCCACCGGCGGCAACCGCGCCATGGTCGAACCGCTGGCCCGTGCCGCGACGGCGATGGGTATCGACGGCCTATTCTTTGAAACGCATCCCGACCCGGACAAGTCTCCCAGCGACGGCCCCAATATGATACCGCTCGATCAATTTGGCGCGCTCGTTGAGCGCATATTACGAATCCGCGAAACGGTGGAGAAATTGCCGTGA
- a CDS encoding VWA domain-containing protein, which yields MVTLRLLSRSIRCPNLITGVAQLVLLANAASLFADDPTKLSVDRGNATAPAIAQRNAKPRPMPAKKQQKSAVPDQFSPDMSLGMAGMNVDEERAVKRVGSEIREALSLRPTLVVWLLELSSAAESLRRGSIDSIGQVMQQLGDEHPGKLEMAVIGYDVAVHWATPNPTKKADELKSALANLKGKNSERINLYGAVRQAVEKFAARTSSGSEVMFVVVGASSGDDLSDADPVLVSLKRAAIEVFGIGPAARFGPSVAQTVRGRTQREPSDEHTPSESLFAERIRLALPGQQGMSDLGDSGYGPFGLERLCRQSGGRFFRLRDMAMIGWEIDPTTGGIKAELLERYTPDYVDEAQYRRLLAENKCRMALHNAALLPAQIGLEAMSAEFVPSSNEAQLAKNITRAQEAAAIKDQPMQQLYDALVAGESERTNLTGARWQAGYDLAMGRALSAKARLEGYNAMLATLKQGKKFANPESKRWVLEPADEIAAASALDKMAKSSRVYLKRVIEQHQGTPWAAVAQRELQFPAGWKFVEK from the coding sequence ATGGTAACTCTCCGATTGCTGTCGCGGTCGATTCGCTGCCCCAATCTCATCACGGGAGTGGCCCAATTGGTGTTGCTGGCAAATGCGGCAAGTTTGTTCGCCGACGATCCAACAAAGCTATCGGTCGATCGAGGGAATGCCACCGCGCCAGCCATAGCGCAGCGTAATGCCAAGCCGCGGCCGATGCCCGCGAAGAAGCAGCAAAAATCCGCCGTGCCCGATCAGTTTTCCCCCGACATGAGCTTGGGCATGGCGGGCATGAACGTGGACGAAGAACGTGCCGTCAAACGCGTTGGCAGCGAAATCCGTGAGGCCCTATCGCTGCGACCAACGTTGGTGGTCTGGCTGTTGGAACTTTCATCGGCGGCCGAATCGCTCCGCCGCGGATCGATCGATTCGATCGGCCAAGTAATGCAGCAGCTCGGCGACGAACATCCAGGCAAGCTCGAAATGGCAGTCATCGGCTATGACGTCGCGGTGCATTGGGCCACGCCCAATCCGACCAAGAAAGCCGACGAGTTGAAATCGGCGCTTGCCAATTTGAAAGGCAAGAATAGTGAACGAATCAATCTGTATGGTGCGGTTCGACAAGCCGTCGAAAAATTCGCGGCGCGAACTTCGAGCGGTTCGGAAGTCATGTTCGTGGTTGTCGGTGCATCGTCGGGCGATGACCTGAGCGACGCCGATCCTGTCTTGGTCTCGTTAAAGCGGGCCGCCATTGAGGTTTTCGGCATCGGACCAGCAGCGCGCTTCGGTCCATCCGTCGCTCAAACGGTTCGCGGCCGAACGCAGCGTGAACCGAGTGACGAACATACCCCTAGCGAGTCCTTGTTTGCCGAACGAATTCGACTCGCGCTCCCCGGTCAACAGGGGATGTCCGATCTGGGAGACTCGGGCTACGGCCCTTTCGGGTTGGAGCGACTTTGCCGCCAATCGGGCGGACGCTTTTTCCGCCTGCGCGACATGGCGATGATCGGCTGGGAAATCGATCCGACCACAGGGGGCATTAAAGCCGAATTACTCGAACGATATACGCCCGATTACGTAGACGAAGCGCAATATCGCCGGCTGCTCGCTGAAAACAAATGCCGCATGGCGCTGCACAATGCAGCATTGCTTCCCGCGCAAATTGGCCTGGAAGCAATGAGTGCCGAATTCGTGCCCAGCTCCAACGAAGCACAGCTCGCCAAGAACATTACGCGAGCCCAAGAGGCGGCCGCGATCAAGGATCAGCCCATGCAACAATTGTACGACGCGCTGGTCGCAGGCGAATCCGAGCGCACAAATTTAACTGGTGCTCGTTGGCAGGCTGGTTACGACTTGGCGATGGGCCGCGCGCTGTCGGCCAAGGCGCGGCTCGAAGGTTATAACGCGATGTTGGCCACTCTGAAACAAGGCAAGAAGTTCGCCAACCCGGAAAGCAAACGCTGGGTGTTGGAGCCTGCCGATGAAATCGCCGCCGCCAGCGCGCTCGACAAAATGGCCAAATCTTCTCGCGTCTATCTAAAGCGCGTTATCGAGCAACACCAAGGAACGCCGTGGGCTGCCGTTGCGCAGCGAGAATTGCAGTTTCCAGCGGGCTGGAAGTTCGTGGAGAAATAG
- the kdpC gene encoding potassium-transporting ATPase subunit KdpC, with protein sequence MKTLRQSILLFLVLTIVTGVVYPLAMTCIAQLVFSHRANGSWIERHGTRVGSEFIGQQFDGPRYFWGRPSACGYNSAASNGSNAGPTNPVQLAVVRDRVVLLQRAHPEQSRPVPVDLVTASGSGLDPHISPAAAEFQVVRVAKARSLEPAKVRELVSEQTEGRTFGVLGEPRVNVLKLNLALDNLR encoded by the coding sequence ATGAAGACGCTTCGGCAATCCATTCTGTTGTTCCTCGTGCTGACCATTGTCACGGGAGTGGTTTATCCGCTTGCAATGACCTGCATCGCACAGCTTGTATTTTCCCACCGGGCGAACGGTAGCTGGATTGAGCGCCACGGCACACGAGTCGGCTCTGAGTTCATCGGCCAGCAGTTCGATGGCCCGCGTTATTTTTGGGGGCGACCTTCGGCGTGCGGCTACAACAGCGCCGCATCGAATGGCAGCAATGCTGGGCCAACAAACCCGGTTCAGCTAGCTGTCGTTCGCGATCGCGTGGTGTTGCTTCAACGTGCGCACCCGGAACAATCGAGGCCCGTTCCAGTGGATCTGGTTACAGCTTCTGGCAGCGGGCTCGACCCGCATATCAGCCCGGCGGCCGCGGAGTTCCAGGTCGTCCGTGTCGCCAAAGCGCGATCTCTTGAACCAGCCAAGGTGCGCGAATTAGTTTCTGAGCAAACAGAAGGGCGCACGTTCGGCGTTCTCGGTGAGCCACGAGTCAATGTGCTGAAGCTCAACCTGGCATTAGATAATCTCAGATAG
- a CDS encoding DUF480 domain-containing protein, with protein MDETISPAPKWRPLNRTDRRVAGVLIEKAKTTPDQYPMTLNGLVTGCNQKSNRDPQMQLEEDSVMDSLDRLKSIGAASEVQGSGRVPKFRHLLYEWLGVDKVELAVVGELLLRGAQTEGELRGRVSRMEPIADLNAMRTIFSALKAKNLVVELTPPGRGQMISHNLYEPDELERLKERLGSSGGGDESALMASRPRPDAPAPHVSAEASPMDVSRPREEMQSLRTELADLRRELETLVETVRQQERALNDLRSSLGG; from the coding sequence ATGGACGAAACAATCTCTCCTGCGCCAAAGTGGCGGCCATTGAATCGCACCGACCGCCGCGTGGCCGGTGTTTTGATCGAAAAGGCCAAGACCACGCCCGACCAATATCCGATGACACTCAATGGCCTCGTGACTGGTTGTAACCAAAAAAGCAACCGCGATCCGCAGATGCAGCTCGAAGAAGACTCGGTCATGGATTCGCTCGATCGGCTCAAGTCGATCGGGGCCGCCAGCGAAGTGCAGGGAAGCGGCCGAGTGCCGAAATTTCGGCACTTGCTCTACGAATGGCTCGGGGTCGATAAAGTCGAACTGGCGGTGGTGGGTGAGTTGCTGCTCCGCGGAGCGCAAACTGAAGGGGAGCTGCGCGGCCGCGTTTCACGAATGGAGCCAATCGCCGATTTGAACGCCATGCGGACGATCTTCAGCGCTCTGAAGGCGAAGAATCTCGTCGTCGAGCTAACGCCGCCAGGACGCGGACAGATGATTTCGCACAATCTTTATGAGCCGGATGAGCTTGAACGGCTCAAGGAGCGACTCGGTTCGTCGGGCGGCGGTGATGAATCGGCACTGATGGCCAGTCGGCCTCGGCCAGATGCGCCAGCACCGCACGTTTCGGCCGAGGCGTCCCCAATGGATGTCAGCCGGCCGCGAGAAGAAATGCAATCGCTGCGGACAGAATTGGCCGACCTGCGGCGAGAATTGGAAACGCTCGTCGAGACTGTACGTCAACAGGAACGAGCCTTGAACGACTTGCGATCATCGCTGGGGGGATAA
- the kdpF gene encoding K(+)-transporting ATPase subunit F, with protein MNGTDLVGLVLSLGLVVYLLIALLKPEWFA; from the coding sequence ATGAACGGAACGGATCTAGTTGGCCTCGTGCTGTCGCTAGGGTTGGTGGTTTACTTATTGATCGCGTTGCTGAAGCCGGAGTGGTTCGCATGA
- the kdpB gene encoding potassium-transporting ATPase subunit KdpB, with the protein MSSTTKSRSLFDLAILWRATLESFWKLNPKHQLRNPVMFTVYVGSMLTTSLGIHAIATPGLESTGFIFGVSVWLWFTVLFANFAEAMAEGRGKAQADSLRATRRDVPAKKLDAAQRGAKRRPVSAALLQKDDIVLVEAGDVIPSDGEVIEGVASVDESAITGESAPVIRESGGDRSSVTGGTRVLSDWLIVRVTTNPGESFLDRMIGLVEGAKRQKTPNEIALDILLAAMTIIFLAVCATLLPFSKYSVAAAGYGSPITITVLVALLVCLIPTTIGGLLSAIGIAGMDRMIQANVIATSGRAVEAAGDVDVLLLDKTGTITMGNRQAVEFVPADGVDLPHLADAAQLASLADETPEGRSIVVLAKEKYGLRGRSVHGLGAQFIPFSAQTRLSGVDMDGRRIRKGAAQSIERFVTEQGGALGSGIRESVDQISRRGGTPLVVADGTKTLGVIHLKDIVKGGIKERFIELRRMGIKTVMITGDNPQTAAAIAAEAGVDDFLAEATPEAKLKMIRDYQHGGRLVAMTGDGTNDSPALAQAEVAVAMNSGTQAAKEAGNMVDLDSNPTKLIEIVEIGKQLLMTRGSLTTFSLANDVAKYFAIIPAAFATTYPVLESLNVMRLATPASAILSAVIFNALIIVALIPLALRGVPYRTVGAARLLRDNLLIYGLGGLVVPFVGIKGIDVLLVALRFA; encoded by the coding sequence ATGTCAAGCACGACTAAATCACGCTCGCTGTTCGACTTGGCGATTTTATGGCGAGCGACGCTTGAGTCGTTCTGGAAACTGAATCCTAAACACCAGCTTCGCAACCCCGTGATGTTCACGGTGTACGTTGGAAGCATGTTAACGACCTCATTGGGCATTCATGCGATTGCAACTCCGGGCCTGGAATCGACCGGGTTCATCTTCGGGGTATCCGTCTGGTTGTGGTTCACCGTGCTGTTCGCGAACTTTGCCGAGGCGATGGCCGAGGGGCGCGGAAAAGCGCAGGCGGATTCGCTGCGGGCAACGAGGCGCGACGTACCAGCCAAAAAGCTCGACGCGGCCCAGCGAGGCGCCAAACGCCGTCCCGTTTCGGCGGCCTTGTTGCAGAAGGACGATATTGTGCTCGTCGAGGCTGGCGATGTGATCCCCAGCGACGGCGAGGTGATCGAAGGCGTCGCCTCGGTCGATGAAAGCGCAATCACGGGCGAAAGTGCCCCGGTGATCCGCGAGAGCGGCGGCGACCGTAGCAGCGTCACCGGCGGTACTCGTGTGCTTTCCGATTGGCTTATCGTGCGAGTCACGACGAACCCCGGCGAATCGTTTCTCGACCGGATGATAGGGCTTGTCGAAGGAGCCAAGCGACAAAAGACGCCGAACGAGATCGCTCTGGATATTTTACTTGCCGCGATGACGATCATCTTTCTTGCCGTTTGCGCAACACTCTTGCCGTTTTCGAAGTACAGTGTTGCGGCTGCCGGGTACGGCTCACCGATCACGATCACCGTGCTCGTCGCGCTCTTGGTGTGTCTGATACCGACGACGATAGGTGGGTTGCTCTCGGCGATTGGAATCGCCGGCATGGATCGCATGATTCAGGCCAACGTGATCGCAACATCCGGCCGCGCGGTCGAAGCCGCAGGCGATGTCGACGTGTTGCTTCTGGACAAGACCGGTACGATCACGATGGGAAATCGACAGGCCGTGGAGTTCGTTCCGGCCGACGGTGTAGATCTTCCACACCTGGCGGACGCCGCGCAGTTGGCCTCGTTGGCAGACGAAACGCCAGAAGGCCGCAGCATCGTTGTACTGGCGAAAGAGAAGTACGGGTTACGCGGCCGCAGCGTGCATGGCTTGGGTGCGCAGTTCATTCCGTTCTCAGCGCAGACTCGGCTGAGCGGCGTCGATATGGATGGGCGGCGCATCCGCAAAGGAGCTGCTCAGAGTATTGAAAGGTTTGTCACGGAGCAAGGCGGCGCATTGGGTAGCGGCATACGTGAATCGGTCGATCAAATCTCTCGTCGTGGCGGTACGCCGCTCGTGGTGGCAGACGGGACGAAGACGCTCGGAGTGATCCATCTGAAAGACATCGTGAAGGGCGGTATCAAAGAGCGATTTATCGAACTACGCCGAATGGGCATCAAAACCGTCATGATCACGGGTGACAATCCGCAAACCGCAGCGGCTATTGCCGCCGAGGCCGGCGTCGACGATTTCCTGGCGGAAGCCACGCCGGAAGCGAAGTTGAAAATGATTCGTGACTATCAGCACGGAGGCCGGCTGGTGGCCATGACGGGCGACGGCACGAACGATTCACCGGCGCTTGCCCAGGCCGAGGTGGCCGTAGCCATGAATTCTGGTACACAAGCCGCCAAAGAGGCGGGTAACATGGTCGATCTCGATTCCAACCCCACGAAGCTGATTGAGATCGTTGAAATCGGCAAGCAGTTGCTGATGACGCGCGGCTCTCTGACGACCTTTAGCCTTGCAAACGATGTGGCCAAGTATTTTGCGATTATCCCGGCCGCGTTTGCCACGACTTACCCCGTACTTGAATCGCTCAACGTCATGCGCTTGGCGACGCCGGCAAGCGCAATCCTTTCGGCCGTCATTTTCAACGCGCTGATTATTGTCGCGTTGATCCCGTTGGCGCTGCGCGGCGTTCCCTATCGCACCGTCGGCGCGGCCCGGCTCTTGCGCGATAACCTGTTGATCTATGGCCTTGGTGGCCTCGTCGTGCCGTTTGTCGGCATCAAAGGAATCGACGTGCTCCTGGTTGCTCTAAGATTCGCATGA
- the kdpA gene encoding potassium-transporting ATPase subunit KdpA, with protein sequence MTSQVWIQLILFFAVLALLVKPLGWYMARVYQGEPCYGLERLFGRLERVIYRLAGIDSKVEMSWRRYLTAVLAFNAIGFLAVYAILRLQGLLPLNPQHFTGVTPGLAFNTASSFVTNTNWQSYGGETTLSYLSQMLGLTVQNFVSAASGMAVLVALIRGIARRTAQTIGNFWFDLVRSTIYILVPLSTVLTLALVSQGVIQNLKSYAVASVLQPTNAADGSRVTEQTLPMGPAASQIAIKQLGTNGGGFFNVNSAHPFENATPLSNFLELLAILLIPAALCYTFGTMVGDTRQGWAVLAAMVAIFVPLTIIAVWQEQQGVPGYSAIGVDQIASDGQAGGNMEGKETRFGIVNSGLWAAATTAASNGCVNSMHDSYTPLGGLVPMWLMQLGEIVFGGVGSGLYGMLMFVIVAVFVAGLMVGRTPEYLGKKIDVFEMKMASLVILIPPLVVLIGTAIAVSGPGLRYFSGGEAKGNLNNPGAHGFSEVLYAFSSAGNNNGSAFAGLTANATFYHVALGLAMFASRYWLMIPTLAIAGSLARKKYTPPGAGTLPTHRPLFVAMLVGIILLVGALTFVPALALGPIVEHLQMIAAK encoded by the coding sequence ATGACATCCCAAGTTTGGATCCAGTTAATTCTCTTTTTCGCCGTACTTGCCCTGCTGGTCAAACCGCTAGGCTGGTACATGGCGCGGGTCTATCAGGGCGAGCCTTGCTACGGCTTGGAGCGATTGTTCGGCAGGCTCGAGCGCGTTATTTATCGACTCGCGGGAATCGATTCGAAAGTGGAAATGAGCTGGCGTCGCTATTTGACGGCCGTTCTCGCGTTCAACGCAATCGGCTTCCTGGCAGTGTATGCGATTCTGCGTTTGCAGGGATTGCTGCCATTGAACCCGCAGCATTTTACCGGGGTGACCCCCGGCCTGGCATTTAATACGGCATCGAGTTTTGTGACAAATACGAATTGGCAAAGTTATGGCGGCGAGACGACGCTGAGCTACCTGTCGCAAATGCTCGGGCTTACCGTGCAGAACTTTGTGTCGGCGGCGTCGGGCATGGCGGTTCTCGTCGCTCTCATTCGCGGCATCGCGCGGCGAACGGCACAGACGATTGGCAACTTCTGGTTCGACCTCGTCCGGTCGACCATTTACATTCTTGTGCCACTCTCGACTGTGCTGACGCTCGCACTTGTGTCTCAGGGCGTCATTCAAAACCTGAAGTCGTATGCCGTCGCTTCGGTTCTACAGCCGACAAACGCCGCCGACGGCTCGCGAGTTACAGAACAAACGCTCCCCATGGGTCCGGCCGCTTCGCAGATCGCGATTAAACAGCTTGGCACGAACGGCGGCGGGTTCTTCAACGTGAACTCGGCCCATCCGTTCGAAAACGCAACACCACTATCCAATTTTTTAGAACTGCTGGCAATCCTCCTGATTCCGGCCGCGCTGTGCTATACATTCGGCACGATGGTCGGCGATACGCGGCAAGGCTGGGCCGTATTGGCAGCGATGGTCGCCATCTTCGTGCCGCTGACGATAATCGCCGTCTGGCAGGAGCAGCAGGGCGTGCCAGGGTATAGCGCGATCGGTGTCGATCAGATTGCCAGCGATGGACAAGCGGGCGGAAATATGGAAGGTAAAGAAACTCGTTTTGGCATCGTGAATTCCGGGTTGTGGGCCGCGGCGACGACGGCAGCCTCCAACGGCTGTGTTAACTCGATGCACGATTCGTACACGCCACTCGGCGGACTGGTGCCGATGTGGCTTATGCAGCTTGGCGAGATTGTCTTCGGCGGCGTCGGTAGCGGACTGTACGGCATGTTGATGTTCGTAATCGTCGCCGTGTTCGTCGCCGGGCTGATGGTTGGACGCACACCCGAGTATCTTGGCAAGAAAATCGATGTGTTCGAAATGAAAATGGCATCGCTGGTGATTTTGATTCCACCCTTGGTTGTACTGATTGGAACGGCAATCGCCGTTTCCGGGCCGGGGCTGAGATACTTCAGCGGCGGTGAAGCGAAAGGGAACCTCAATAACCCAGGCGCGCACGGTTTTTCCGAAGTACTGTATGCATTTTCTTCTGCGGGAAACAACAACGGCAGCGCATTCGCGGGCCTGACGGCGAACGCGACGTTCTATCACGTCGCGTTGGGGTTGGCGATGTTCGCCTCTCGCTACTGGCTGATGATACCGACATTGGCGATTGCTGGCTCGCTCGCGCGCAAAAAATACACGCCGCCCGGCGCGGGCACATTGCCGACCCATCGGCCGCTGTTTGTGGCGATGCTCGTAGGCATAATCCTGCTGGTCGGTGCCCTGACGTTCGTTCCGGCGCTCGCGCTCGGTCCGATCGTCGAGCATTTGCAAATGATTGCGGCAAAGTGA